The sequence below is a genomic window from Salicibibacter cibarius.
CAATCGTCTATTATACACGCCTGAAAACAGATGCGGCCATCGGTTTGGTTTTATCTGTTTTTTTCGGTGTCGGCATCGTTCTCCTCACCTTTATTAACAATCTTCCCATCGGAGGTCAAGCCGGTTTAAATCAATTTATTTTTGGGCAGGCAGCCGCGATGACGAGCTTAGATGTCCGTGTTATTTCTTCAGTCGCCGTCGTTTTGATCATAATTACTATTTTACTTTTTAAAGAACTGAAATTGCTTGTTTTTGATCGGGAGTTCGCACAGGGCATTGGTTTGCCTACTGCTGTCCTCAATGGTCTTTTAATGACGATGATCGTGGCGGCTGTCGTCATCGGCCTCCAAGCGGTAGGTGTCGTTTTGATGGTCGCGATGCTGATTGCACCTGCGATTACCGCTCGCTATTGGACAGATCGGTTGGACTTCATGGTCATTTTGTCAGGCTTTTTCGGTGCCATTTCCGGTATTTTGGGCACAATGATTTCGGCGCCGATTTCCGGTATGCCTACAGGGCCGCTTATAATTGTTGCTGCTTGTATAGTATTTTTTGTTTCCCTGATCATTGCTCCAAAAAAAGGATTGGTTGTTAAAGCTTACCGTTTGCAGCAATTGCGCAAGCAAACGGCTAGAGGGCAAATTTTACAAAGCCTCTATGAACTCGCTGAAAAGCGGCATCAAACATCCGGGGCGTTCAAGGCTTTCACTCGGGAAGAAATCCAAGCATTGCGTCCGTTATCCGAACGAAGGTTCCAGAAAACACTAAACGAATTAAAACGATCCGGGAAAATTGATGTGACGGGAGATGGGTATGCATTAACAACATCCGGGAGAGAAACGGCGCATAACGTTACCCTCAACAATCGTTATATGCAAATGTATTCCATGCACGAAACACGCTTCGCCAATCTTCAAATGGAAAAAAGGAACTGGGATTTCCTATCCCTCCCTGAGAAAGAGCGTGAGCGACTGCACGTGTTATTGCAAGAGCATCATTTGGAACCCAAATTAATGCAGATGACCCAACAAGAAGGAGGGCGCCTTTAAATGAGTTATACATTTTGGATTCTTTTAACTGCCTCGCTTGTAGGCGTCACCTGTGGGATCATGGGCGTCTTGCTTATTTTGCGGAAGTTGGCGATGCTATCCGATGCCATTAGCCACACGGTATTACTGGGAATTATTTCTGCTTTTCTTATTACCCAATCGTTGGATGGGTGGACAATGTTCATCGGGGCAGCGATTGTCGGCTTGCTCACAACCGTGTTTGTGCAGATGCTCAATTCTGCAGGCGTACAATCCGATGCCTCGATCGGTATCGTATTTACATTTTTGTTTGCTATCGGGGTAATCCTCGTATCCATGTTTGCAGACAATGTTCACATTGACGTGGAACACACCATCATGGGGGAAATTGCATTTATTCCCTGGGAGACGGTCAACTGGTTCGGCATTGAAGGGATTCCCCAGGCGGTATGGATGCTAGGCATTGTTCTCGTCATCGACGTGATCCTGCTGGTTCTCTTTTATAAAGAATTCAAGGTAAGCACCTTTGACCCTGAACTG
It includes:
- a CDS encoding metal ABC transporter permease — protein: MSYTFWILLTASLVGVTCGIMGVLLILRKLAMLSDAISHTVLLGIISAFLITQSLDGWTMFIGAAIVGLLTTVFVQMLNSAGVQSDASIGIVFTFLFAIGVILVSMFADNVHIDVEHTIMGEIAFIPWETVNWFGIEGIPQAVWMLGIVLVIDVILLVLFYKEFKVSTFDPELAAAIGLPVGLLHYLLMGMTSLTAVAAFDAVGAILVVAMLITPGATAYLLTERLSMMFVLSAVIGVLAAFSGYYIAAWLDASIAGMMAAMAGLLFLLAFTFAPQHGIIAKRLMQKRIKHDV
- a CDS encoding metal ABC transporter permease; translated protein: MLEILSYPNVQWVLFATATLGIASGVLGSFALLRRQSLVSDAMSHAALPGICIAFLIVGEKMMGALLLGAGLTAYLGTYCIQTIVYYTRLKTDAAIGLVLSVFFGVGIVLLTFINNLPIGGQAGLNQFIFGQAAAMTSLDVRVISSVAVVLIIITILLFKELKLLVFDREFAQGIGLPTAVLNGLLMTMIVAAVVIGLQAVGVVLMVAMLIAPAITARYWTDRLDFMVILSGFFGAISGILGTMISAPISGMPTGPLIIVAACIVFFVSLIIAPKKGLVVKAYRLQQLRKQTARGQILQSLYELAEKRHQTSGAFKAFTREEIQALRPLSERRFQKTLNELKRSGKIDVTGDGYALTTSGRETAHNVTLNNRYMQMYSMHETRFANLQMEKRNWDFLSLPEKERERLHVLLQEHHLEPKLMQMTQQEGGRL